Part of the Nitrospirota bacterium genome is shown below.
ATCAAATCCCTGCATATTATTTATTATTGGGCAGAGCAAGCCCTGCCCTTACATTGTCTACTGCCTTTATATGTCTCTCCATCTCGCTGTATATACAGCCGCAGTATTTCTGCCTGTAAAGACCGAGCTCTTTTGAAAGGGCCATGGCGCCTCTAAAACCCGGCCTGAAGTCTTCAAGATAGAATAACACATTGTACTGCTCTGAAAGCTCATTTCCGATAACAGCAATTTTTTCGAATTCCTGATAGGGGCTCACAAGAAGGGTTGTGGTAAATGCATCAAAGCCTCCTTTGGACGCCTCTTTTGCAGTCTCTTCAAGCCTCAACCTGTAGCAGTGCTGGCAGCGCTCTCGGTTGCGAGTCGTACCGACCTTTACTTTGATCTTAAGCCCATAGCCTTCCCTGTACAACACATCCATATCCCATTTATCAGCCAGATCCTTGAGAGAATTGAGCCTCAGCATATACTCATGAAAAGAATGAATATTCGGGTTAAACCAGAAACCTTTAAAGTTATGTCCCTGCTCGCTGAGTCTCTGGACTGGATAGATAGCACAGTTGCTGCAACAAATGTGGAGAAGAATATTCATGACTTATTAGCCACAGACCCTGTTTTCACAGGCCCAAGATTCCCCGCTTTGCTCGGAATAATAAAAAGACATATTTTCATAAGTCTGTGTAAATCTGTGGCAATTTAAAACAGTCCACTGTTCTTCTGGATCCCAAAATGTTCATATGCAAGTTTTGTTGCCATCCTGCCTCTATTCGTCCTTTCAAGAAAGCCCTCTTGCAGGAGATATGGCTCATATACATCCTCTATTGTATCTTTCTCTTCTCTTATGGCAGCGGCAATGGTATCAAGGCCAACAGGCCCGCCATTAAATTTTTCTATTATTGTACGCAGGAGTTTTCTATCCATGTCATCAAAACCCCTCTCATCAACATCCATTGCCTTAAGGGCATTCTTAGTAACATCTATTTCAACGACAGTCTTTTCTTTAGAGACAAGTGACGACTGACAAGTGACAAGTTCTCGTCTCTCGTCTCTCGTCGCTCGTTGCTTGACCTGGGCAAAATCCCTGACCCTTCTTAAAAGCCTGTTGGCTATTCTCGGAGTCCCCCTGCTCCTTCTGGCAATTTCCATAGCAGCCTCTCCTGAAATCTCTACACCGAGTATCTTAGCTGACCTTAAAATAATCTTTCCTAAGTCAGGCGGACCATAATAATCAAGCCTGTTTATCACACCAAAGCGGTCCCTTAAAGGAGACGTGAGGAGGCCTGTCCTCGTGGTGGCGCCTACAAGTGTAAACTTCGGAAGATTCAGCTTGAGCGTTCTTGCGCTTGGGCCCTGACCTATAATAATATCGAGTTGATAGTCTTCCATGGCAGGGTATAAAACCTCCTCAACAATCCTCGGCAGCCTGTGGATCTCGTCTATAAATAAAATATCTCTGTCTGCTAAGTTTGTGAGGATAGCGGCAACATCACCAGGCCTTTCAAGCACAGGGCCTGATGTGGTTTTTATTCCGACTTCAAGTTCACTGGCGATTATATGGGCAAGAGTCGTCTTTCCAAGCCCTGGAGGCCCGCAGAAAAGCACATGGTCAAGGGGCTCTGCCCTCTGCCTTGTTGCCTGGATAAAGACCTTGAGGTTTTCCTTTATCCTTTCCTGACCAACAAACTCATCAAAAGACCTCGGTCTCAAGCTAATATCAAAGCCGAGGTCTTCATCCTTAATCTCAGGTGTTATTGTCCTCTCAGGTAAATCCTTCATGCAATTATTTTACATTTGTTGTTTATCATTTGTCATCACCTGTAAGGAATCTTAGTGCCTCCCTGATAATATCCTCTATTGTATTGGCTCCTTTTTTTATAGCCCTCTCAACCGCCTCATCAGATAGAGACTTTTTATAACCCAGGTTTACAAGGGCTGATGCTGCATCAGAGGCAATGGCACC
Proteins encoded:
- a CDS encoding epoxyqueuosine reductase QueH, with translation MNILLHICCSNCAIYPVQRLSEQGHNFKGFWFNPNIHSFHEYMLRLNSLKDLADKWDMDVLYREGYGLKIKVKVGTTRNRERCQHCYRLRLEETAKEASKGGFDAFTTTLLVSPYQEFEKIAVIGNELSEQYNVLFYLEDFRPGFRGAMALSKELGLYRQKYCGCIYSEMERHIKAVDNVRAGLALPNNK
- the ruvB gene encoding Holliday junction branch migration DNA helicase RuvB, which produces MKDLPERTITPEIKDEDLGFDISLRPRSFDEFVGQERIKENLKVFIQATRQRAEPLDHVLFCGPPGLGKTTLAHIIASELEVGIKTTSGPVLERPGDVAAILTNLADRDILFIDEIHRLPRIVEEVLYPAMEDYQLDIIIGQGPSARTLKLNLPKFTLVGATTRTGLLTSPLRDRFGVINRLDYYGPPDLGKIILRSAKILGVEISGEAAMEIARRSRGTPRIANRLLRRVRDFAQVKQRATRDERRELVTCQSSLVSKEKTVVEIDVTKNALKAMDVDERGFDDMDRKLLRTIIEKFNGGPVGLDTIAAAIREEKDTIEDVYEPYLLQEGFLERTNRGRMATKLAYEHFGIQKNSGLF